From Trichomycterus rosablanca isolate fTriRos1 chromosome 18, fTriRos1.hap1, whole genome shotgun sequence, the proteins below share one genomic window:
- the ugcg gene encoding ceramide glucosyltransferase, translating to MALLELAMQGFAIFGFLLFLVLWLMHFMSIIYVRLHLNKKTTDKQPYSKLPGVSLLKPLKGVDPNLVNNLETFFELDYPKYEILLCVQDHDDPAIDVCKKLLGKYPNIDARLFIGGKKVGINPKINNLMPGYEGAKYDLVWICDSGIRVRPDTLTDMANQMTEKVGLVHGLPYVADRQGFAATLEQVYFGTSHPRSYISANVTGIKCVTGMSCLMRKDVLDQAGGLIAFAQYIAEDYFMAKAIADRGWKFSMATQVAMQNSGSYSIAQFQSRMIRWAKLRINMLPATIIEPISECFMASLIIGWSAHYIFRWDIMVFFMCHCLAWFIFDYIQLRGVQGGPPSFSKLDYAVAWFIRESMTIQIFLSALWDPTISWRTGRYRLRCGGTAEEILDV from the exons TCGCTTGCATCTCAATAAGAAGACCACTGACAAGCAGCCCTACAGCAAACTGCCAGGAGTCTCACTGTTAAAGCCATTAAAAGGAGTGGATCCAAATCTAGTAAACAACCTCGAGACCTTCTTTGAGCTGGATTACCCAAAG TATGAAATCCTCCTCTGTGTGCAAGACCATGACGACCCAGCGATCGACGTCTGTAAAAAGCTGCTGGGCAAATATCCCAACATTGATGCCAGGTTATTTATAG GTGGAAAGAAGGTTGGCATTAATCCCAAAATAAACAACCTCATGCCAGGCTACGAGGGTGCAAAGTATGATCTGGTGTGGATCTGTGACAGTGGTATTCGAG TGAGACCAGACACCCTGACTGATATGGCTAATCAGATGACTGAGAAGGTGGGACTGGTCCACGGCCTTCCCTACGTGGCAGACAGACAAGGCTTTGCTGCTACGCTCGAGCAG GTGTATTTCGGAACATCACACCCGCGCTCCTACATATCTGCTAATGTGACTGGGATTAAATGTGTGACCGGGATGTCGTGTCTGATGAGGAAGGATGTGCTGGACCAGGCAGGAGGACTCATTGCTTTTGCCCAGTATATCGCTGAAGATTACTTCATGGCTAAGGCCATTGCAGACAG AGGATGGAAATTTTCCATGGCGACGCAGGTAGCCATGCAGAACTCTGGCTCTTATTCCATCGCTCAGTTCCAGTCACGCATGATCAG ATGGGCTAAGCTGCGAATCAACATGCTACCAGCCACCATCATTGAGCCCATCTCCGAGTGTTTCATGGCGAGTCTCATCATCGGCTGGTCAGCGCACTACATCTTCCGCTGGGACATCATGGTGTTCTTCATGTGCCACTGCCTCGCCTGGTTCATCTTCGACTACATCCAGCTCAGAGGAGTCCAG GGTGGCCCGCCATCTTTCTCAAAGCTGGACTACGCAGTGGCCTGGTTCATCCGGGAGTCCATGACTATCCAGATCTTCCTCTCGGCCCTCTGGGACCCCACCATCAGCTGGAGAACAGGTCGTTACCGGTTACGTTGTGGCGGCACCGCGGAGGAAATACTGGACGTATAG